The window AACTTGAGGCAATTCATCAAGGCTCGATTTTCTCAAAAACTTTCCAATTCGAGTAATTCTGGCATCATTAACTGTTGCCTGCTTGGTATCGGCATCTTTATTTTTCACCATTGTCCTAAATTTATAACAATAGAACAACTGATTGTTTTTTCCATGTCTTAATTGCTTGAAAAAAACACTCCCATTTGAATCCAATTTAATTAAAATTGCAATAATGGGAAACAACCATGATACAACAAATACTAAAGTAAAAATAGAAGCCCCGATATCAAAAATCCTTTTTAACAATTTTTTACTGTATTTGTCATTTTGACCATACAGAATATCAATTTCTTTACGGATTGGAGCTTTTACAAAATTTTTCTCTTCTAAGGTTCGACCAAATTTTTGATCTACTAAAACATTTTCCATCTCTAACAATCTTTACGAATCCTCACAAAAACCCTATTTCTTATTTAAAAAACATTTATGTATATCTGAAATACATTTTTACAAATATATAAAGCATTTCCCACAATGCAAGGATTTAAAGAAAAAATATTTATTAAAATTCTTTTTTTTGTATTTAAAATTCATTTTTATGGATTTAAAATTGAAAACCTTGAAGAAAATTAAATACTAAATAAAGGCAAGGAACACTTAAACTTGGGGGTTTTATCACCAATTAGAGTAGTAAAAAAGATTTAGCAAAAATGCACATGCAAAATTATACCCCTAAAAATCAAGAACTAACCCTATTTCTTCCAAAATAAGACCCAACAGTCCAAAATAATATTTTGAAATCAAAAACTAATGACCAGTTCTTAATATAAAAATGATCTAATTTTATTCGGCCATATATATCATAAAAACTTAATATCTCCCCACTATACCCTTTAATTTGTGCCAATCCGGTAATCCCAGGCTTAACCACATGCCTAAACATATAATTATTTATATCTGTTGAATACATGTAATTCATAGGCACAGCATGAGGCCTAGGTCCAACTACTGACATATCTCCTAAAAAGACATTGATAAATTGTGGGATCTCATCTAAACCTGATTTTCTTAAAAATTTCCCAAATCTGGTTATATGAAAATCTCTTTGGGGACCCCCTTTTGCAATTACTTTATTAATTTTTACCGAGGTCCTGAATTTGTAACACCTAAATGTCTTGTTCCCCCTCCCATGCCTCAATTGTTTATAAATAATAGGACCCCTTGATTCTAACCTAATAATAAGGGCTATTATTGGAAATAGCCAAGACATAACCACTACTATAAAAAATAACGAAAAAGCCAGGTCAAGTCCTCGCTTTACCAGTAGGTTAAAACCATCACTTAGAAAAACCCTCCCGTCCGGAGTAATGTAACCACTAAGTTTTCTTGATAAAAATTCCGGTTCACCCCTTTCTTGCAAAAATTTCTCCATACTATGATTTGTAAACCAGCGATAAAAAACTATAAATCGTTTTAATGTATTTAAAATACAATAAAGCAAATATATTCAGCAAACCCGGGATTTACAAATAATTTAATAGATTTATAATTCACCCCAGAAAAGCAGAAGGCTCAGCTAGTTGGAACCTAAAAGCTGAGCCTGTACACTTTCACTAAATTCTTATCTCTTCTGCAAATCTACCCCTAAGAAATCACTCCAGAATATTCCTTTACAGTCTCAATAAAAAGCTTTACTTTCTCCGGAGAAACATCAGGATATACTCCATGACCTAGATTTGCAATATGCCTATCTCCCTTAAACTGATCTAACATTTCTTTAGTCTGCCTGATCAGTACTTCATCTGATGCGTATAAGGCTGCCGGGTCCAAGTTACCTTGTAATACCTTCTCCCCTTCCATTTGAGCGCTTACCGTTCTAATGTCCATGTTCCAATCTAAGCCCACAACATCACAGGGCAGATTTTTAATATCCTCTAAAGCGAAATAGGCGCCCTTTGCAAAGACAGTTACCGGCACTTCCGTAACTGCCTCACATATCCGCTTGATATATTCCATGGAAAATTCTCGGTACTGATGGGGAGGAAGAATACCTGCCCAACTGTCAAATACCTGTACCAAGTTGGCACCTGCAACAACTTGTGCTTTCAAATATTTGATCGTTGTTTTTGTGATCATATCTAAAAGCTGGTGTGCCAATTCAGGGTTCTGATACAACATCGCCCTAGCTTTGGAAAAAGTTTTACTCCCAGATCCTTCCACCATATAAGCGAATATTGTCCATGGTGCTCCTGCAAAACCAATTAAAGGCACTCGCCCATTCAAGCCTTTTTTTGTTAAGCGAATGGCTTCCAATACATAATTTAAAGATTCATCAGGATCTGCGATTTGCAATCGTTTTAAGTCAGCTGAAGAGCCAATGGTATCAGGAAACCAAGGCCCTTTCTTTTCTATCATTTCATAAGGAAGCCCCATAGCTTCCGGAACAACCAAAATATCGGAAAAAATAATGGCTGCATCTACTCCCAAAAGATCTACAGGTTGGATGGTGACCTCCGCTGCCAACTCCGGTGTTTTAGCCAATTCAATAAAGCCGCTAACACTCGCTCTTACAGCCCTGTATTCTGGTAGTATCCTTCCTGCTTGGCGCATCAACCAAACGGGAGTCCTTTCCACCTTTTCTCCCTTGATAACCCTTAGAAGTAAATCATTCTTTATTTGCATGCCACAAATATAATCCAACTTCCTACAAAAAAGAACTACAACGCACAAACAATAAAGGTCAACTCTGAAATTTCAGAGCTGACCTTTTTAAATCATTCCTTTCGCGATTTGTTCCTCAATCTATTTTCACTACATCAGATTCAGAAACGCCTAAAGCATTTGTCACAGCCTCATAATCATTTAAATCCAATTTTGCATTATCTTGCAAAAATTCCCCGGGTAGATAAACAATCCTTATATAATGATTTAAGGTCCAATCCTCTGAAACCGTTGTTAGATCCGTATTGCCTGTCATATAAACATTGATAAAATCTGCCGTATATTGATAATTGTACATCAACGTTATTCCATCATCTAAAAAGACAGTATTAGGCAGAGGCCTCCATAGAGGCTTATCATCAATTACATTCCACAACATAAATACCAGAAGATTATCACTATCAGCTATTTCAAATCCAAAAGAATTTGAAAAGCTATTTTCTTCAGTAAAGTCAACCTCTGTTTCAACTACTAGGTTTATAAGGGAGATTCCATCCTCACCATCTACTCCATCTTCCCCGTCAATCCCATCAATCCCGGGAGGTCCCTGTGGCCCTTCAGGACCTTCACATGCCGGCAGAACCGCTATGGTCACCAAGGCTATTAGGTATACAATTCTTTTCATAGAAATTAATTTAAATCAATATTTTACGATGCGTTTTATGAAAGATAATGTGTAAAATCCCGAATTACAACAAAATATAAAAAAAACAGTCCACCCTCAGGCAAACTGTTTAAATCTCTTTTAAACCTCTTTTTCTGTATATTTAATCTAAAACCCTTCTTGTGATGTCTTTTTCTTCTACACCTAACATCTCCAAGACTGCATCATGATCTGAATAATCCATCCTAAGATCTATTCTATCAGCTGGCACAATCAAAACCCTAAATATTTGAGAATCGGTAAAACCGGACTCTAAAGTATTGAGGTCAAAATCTCCATTCATGAAAATCGCATAATCGTAAAAAGTAAAATCATAATCATATGTAAAAATCCCGTTAGTATGAAATACAACTTGAGGAATCAATCTCCATATGTCATTATTGTCCTGATCCAACCCGGCCAATCTATAAATGAGCACTTTGTCTGACTCTAAGATATCGAAACCATATTCACCACTTACGCCAAAATTGCCTGCTTGAGTAAAGTCTCCTTCAATTTCAAAAACCTCCCCAACAATATTTACACCATCTGCACCTGCAGGCCCTGTTGGCCCGACGGGACCCTCACAACTTACCAATACCAAGGCTGTGGCAAAAACCAAAAATATTTTCGTGCTAAATAAATAATTGCTCCTATTCATAATTTTAAAATTTAATTGACCCTATTTTAATTTTTGAAATCCAAAACCATACCAAAAAAACTTATGTAAAATAAAAAAACCAATAGACCACTATGATTTTAAAAGTAATCCTCAGCCCTCATTTTTATTGCTTGACTGGTGCCCAAACTTCTACACAATCACTTGAAATAATTTTATCAATAAAAACACCTTCCAGTTCAAGCCCCTTTTCCTTAGCAAATAATCGGATTGCATCTTTTGCCTTTTCCGGTCCGGGCATTACAAAACGACTCATCTCCAACCTTGCAACAATAGCACGGCTACAAGAAAGGGGCAGTTTGATCCAAGGTTTTCTCAATCCCTCCTCCTTAATTTTAGATTCATACCCAATAAAGACATGAAGGGTATCCCGTTTCCCCTCAGGTTCTTTATAATATATGGTATGCAGAGGACTGTCTTTCCTAGCCTCTTCCACCATTTGAAAATGCTCTCCTATCTCTTTATCTTGGGGAACTCCAATAAAATCCACCCCTATCAAATTAATTGGATTACAATCGGTAAGCCTAGTGTTAATAGGATTGAATCCTCCCAGATAATAATATGCTAAGGTCAGAACAAGCATTAAAAGACCAATAAGTGCAGCAACAATTTTTACTTTTGCCATTATTTTCCAAATAAATATCTTGCTCCAATAGCACCTTGACCTTTGAGGTGAAGCCTATCTACAATTTCTGTTAAAAAGCCAAATTCAACAAATACAGCTATTGGCAAATCTTCAAAATAATAGGATGAACCTACAAAAACTTCAGGCCCAAAATCGATATTCGAGCGACTTTCTACCAATTCTGGGGCATCTTCAGAAGCATTTGGTGTACTGTAATAGTAATCAATACTTACGGATCTAAACTGAAGTCCTAAACCAGCATAAACAGTCAATTCCCCTTCAGAAATATTGAAATCCTCAGTAAAAGCCTCCTCATAAATCCCCCTTGCTTGAAGGGAAAAGGCACCTGAGACCTGATGTGCATAATATCGAGCAGAGCTTACCGGCCGATTATTCTCAAATGTACGCCTATAGTATTGCCCACTATTTTGGCTTCCCCTTCCCAAAATTCCCTCCAATGAAAATTTATCATTTATCGGTGTCTTATAAGTGACACCATAGGGATCACCCAGCCTTAAGCCCAGCTGATGTTGTTGACCAAAGGTGGAATAAGAAACAAGCATCAATAGTAAAGGCAATATGTATTTCATGTGTTCAGACAAAATTTGAATACTTTAACAATTCCATGCTTACGGCGACATAGCCAAACAAGTTACAGTTTAGCCAAAATTTACATATAAATAAAAGCGAAATAATTTTATCTCATCAAATCAATTAATATTAGTGTCTCCATCTGATTTACGCTTTTAAAGCAAAAACCATAGGGAATCATTTCTATTAAAATCAAAACATTTCATTCCACTACAACTGATTTTAATTGCATTTGATACAGCTGTGAATAAAAGCCATCTTTCTTAAGCAATACCTCATGGGTACCATGTTCCACGATCTCCCCTTTGTTTAAAACAATTATTTTATCAGCCTTTTGGATGGTGGATAATCGGTGTGCAATAATTATTGAAGTCCTACCATGCATCATTTTTTCTATCGCAGCCTGAATCAACTCTTCTGTTTCAGTATCCACAGAAGAAGTGGCCTCATCTAGTATAATTATCTCAGGATCGTATACCATAGCCCTTACAAAGGATATCAGTTGGCGTTGACCTACAGACAATGTTCCGCCTCTTTCTTTTACATCATATTCCAACCCTCCGGGCAAACGCTCAATAAACCTTCTCGCTCCAACCAAATCTGCAGCGTACAACACCTGCTCCTTTGTAATGTCTGGATTTCCAAGTGTAATGTTTTGAAAAATGGTATCAGAAAATAAAAATACATCCTGCAATACAACCCCCACATGTTTTCTCAGGGTAGCCAAATCAAATTCCTTAATTGGTCTTCCATCTACTAGAATGGCACCTTTATTAACGTCATAAAACCTGCTGATAAGATTAATAACAGAAGACTTGCCTGCACCTGTGGCACCTACCAAGGCGATGGTCTCTCCATGATTTGCTTTAAAACTAATGTCTTTCAATACCCAATCTTCATCATTGTAAGCAAACCAAACATTATTAAAGGCTATGTCTCCTTTTACCTTTTCGGGACAATTGTTGCCTTCATCCGGAATTTGCTCGTCATTTTCTAAGATATTAAAAATTCTAGAAGAACTAACCACACCCATTTGAAGGGTATTAAACCGATCAGCAATCATTCTTATAGGCCTAAAAAATAACTGCAAATACATGATAAAAGAAATAAGTACTCCGACTTTTATTTCAAGGTCAAAAACACCTGTGGCTCCATACCAAACTACCAAGCCAATCCCCATGGCCTGAATGATTTCAGAAACAGGGTAATATATGGAATAATACATGACAGACTTAAGGTGAGCCTTTCGATGTTCTTTATTGATAGTTTGAAACTTTTCATATTCCCTTTCTTGTCGATTAAAAACCTGAATAATATTCATTCCGGTAATGTGTTCTTGAAGAAAAGAATTTAAATTTGAAACCGCATTTCTAACATCATTAAAGGAAACTTTTACTTTTTCTTTAAAGATATAAGTAGAAATAATTAGGAGAGGTAAGGTACAAAGACTTACTAGTGTAAGCTGCCAGTCCACATAAAACATCACTCCCAAAATAGCAATAAGCTGCAGAAGGTCTCCTATGATTTCCGCTAACCCCTGACTAAACACATCGGAAAGAGACTCTACATCGGAGATATTCCTGGTAACCAATCGGCCAATCGGGGTATTGTCAAAATATTTCAACCGCATTTTCAACAAATGCTTGTACAATTTCACCCTTATGTCTCGGATAATCACCTGGCCAATCCAACCGGAAAGATAAGTATGGCCAAATTGAACTACTGCATGAATTAACAATAAGCCGATTAGCAAATAAGTCATCCTGAGTAGTCCTGCCCCATCACCTACTGTAACATAATCATCAATGGCTTTTTGAATTAATAAAGGTCGAGTTGGCGCCAATAATGCCAACAATAAGGTGAGCCCTACCAAAAGATAAAATCTCCCTTTATAGGGCGTAACGAAAGTGTACAACCTCCTTAACACCTTGGTGTCAATTATGTCACCACTTTTTATATTTTCTTTTTCAAGTCCCAATATGGTAGATTTTACTTAAAAATTCGTTCCGGATAATTTACTTTGCTCAGAAACAAGCCGTGAGCAGGTGCCGAACTTCCTGCCAAGTTTCGGTCTTTGCTTGATATTATTTCCGACATAGCAACGCTTTCTAAATGCCCCCTGCCTACTTTTACCAAAGTCCCAACAATTGCTCTAACCATCCCCCTCAAGAATCGGTTGGCTTGTATATGAAAGACCAAACCGTTACTTGTTTGTTCCCAAGAAGCGTTATTAATTTCACATATAAATGTTTTTACATCTGTTTTTCTGCGACTAAAGCATTCAAAATCCTGTTTTCCAAGCAGTAATTTGGCTGCTGACGCCATGGCCTCCTCATCAAGGTCATAATAACAATGCCATGACTTCCCAATTAGAAAAGGATCTTTCCTAAATGTAATATGGTATTCATACCTCCTAAATTCTGCATCAAATCGGGCATGGGCATTCTCTTTTACAGGAACAACATCAAAGACAGCGATACCATCAGGTAATAAGCCGTTAATTCTTTTCAAGAAATATTCCTTGGTAAAATCTAAATCAACATCAAAATGAGCAAATTGTTGCAAGGCGTGAACCCCTGCATCCGTACGCCCACTCCCCATAATACTCATGGGACGTCGAAAAAGAGTGGACAGGGCATTTTCTAATTCTTCTTGAACAGAAACAGCATTCTTTTGCTTTTGCCAGCCATGGTAATTGCTCCCATCATAGGACAGCTCAATAAAATAGCGGGAAGATTCATTCATTTCATCTGCAAAGATAAAAATATACCCTAATTTCAAGTTCGATTTTGAATATTCCTTGCGAAAATTCAAATAACCCATTTTCTTTGTCAAAAGATTTAAAGATGATTCAAAGAATTCAAAGTGTATTTCTACTTTTAGTAGCTATTTCAATGGTGACATCCACCTTATTTCCAATTTGGCTACAAGTAAATCCGGACCAAACCCAATCCATGGAGATGACGGCATGGTATACCACCATTACCGATACTGTTAAGGAGAGTGTAATTTCACAATCCAATAATTCTTACATTGGAATATTGGCACTAATTACTGCGGCAATGGCCATTTATAGCCTTTTGCAATATAAAAATCGAAAAAAACAGTTACTTGTCAACATGATTAATGCCCTATTGATGGGCTTGACTTTGGGCTTAGCCGTCTATACAAGTTTTCAATCCAACGAATCCTTTAATCCAACCGTTGGGGGTGCTTTCTTGATAGGATTTTATAGCATTGTTTTCGGTTTAATTATGAACCTTATCGCTAATAGGTTTATCAGAAAAGACGAAATGCTTATCCGATCAGTAGATAGAATTCGTTAAATTCCCGGTGGATAGCCATAAGTGGATATGCAAGTATTTAAGTTCCAATTAAGATGAAGATAGAAACCATTGCTATTCATGGAGGAAATGTGATCACAGACACATTAAAACCAATCATTCAGCCGGTCACGCTTTCTACAACTTTTGAGCATCAAGAGGATTCAATGTTGTACACAAGACTTGAGAATCCAAACAGGAAATCTCTTGAAACTGTAATGTCATCTCTTGAGGGAGGAGCCGATGCGGCAGCATTCGCATCCGGAAATGCTGCCGGAAACGCGGTATTTCAAGCCTTGCCGGCCGGCACACACATGATCGCTCCGGATGACATGTACCACGGTATGAAAATGTTACTTCAAACAGTCTATAACGGCAAACTTGAGGTGCAATTCATTGACCTAACTGACCCAGAGAATCTTCGTAACGCCATCAAACCAACCACTGGATTATTGTGGATAGAAACACCTTCCAATCCACTTTTAAAAATTTCTGACATTAGGGTCTTGGCCTCCATAGCCAAAAAAAATGATTTAAAGGTGGTTTGTGACAGTACTTTTGCTACTCCTATTTATCAGCAGGCCTTGGAATTAGGTGCTGATATTGTCATGCACAGCAGCACCAAATACATTAGTGGACACAGTGATATTCTAGGAGGAATACTAGTGACTAGAGTAAAGGATGATTTTTGGCAAAGCATAAAAAATGTGCAAGGCCTAGCCGGAGCAGTACCTTCTCCAATGGACAGCTACCTTCTTACTCGAAGTATTAAAACCCTTCCCTACCGCATGAAGGCACACGCATTCAATGCCAAAAGAGTTGCAGATTTCTTGGAAAACCACCCTTATGTAGAGAAGGTCTATTATCCCGGGCTTGCCAGCCATAGGGGTTTTGAAACAGCCAAAAGTCAAATGAAAGGATTTGGTGCAATGTTATCTTTTCTAATCAAAGGAAATGCAAATGAGTCGGATCATTTAATAGGAAATCTGAAGTTTTTCAGTAATGCTACAAGCTTAGGGGGAGTAGAAAGCTTAATAGAGCGAAGATCAAAAGTCCAGGTGGGTGATCCCGGAATTCCTGATCAATTAATCCGAATGTCTGTAGGGATTGAAAATTGTGAGGACCTAATAGAAGATGTGGATCAAGCTTTCAACGCAACATTTAAGCCATAACTCTATTCGCCCATTTTAGCCATGGGTTGATCAAATAGCCTTTCGTTGATCAACGGGTTAGATTTATGCAGGGCAGTTTGATTTTCTTTCTCTAGGTTCAAGTAGGTTTTGTATTTAGCAACCATCACTTCCATATCAGCACCAGATTCTATTTCTATTTTTTCAGAATAAACCTTACCTCTCATCTTTGCTTCAGCGGTAAACCTGGCCAAGCCTTCTACAATTACGTCTCCTAACACCTTACCCATTACACATATTTCAGATGCTTTGATATCTCCTTCCACATTACCTGAAATACCAATTATAACTTTTTTGGGGGTAGACACATCTCCACAAACATCCCCTTCAATCCTGATATCACTTACTGCTTCAATATCCCCCTTAATGGTTAATCCGGGGGCAAAAACTGAAGTTGAATTAGCCATCTCCATCTCTGCTTGAATTTTAGTTTCTTTAGTCCACATAAAATCAACTCAATTATTTATTGATACTATTCAAATCCATCTGTTTTGATAAATATCAGACAGATGGTCAGGCAAATATAAGCAAAACATATTTGACTTGGATGGGCAAAGCAACTTCACACTCCCTAAAGCATCATCCCGCCCAACCATCTCTATCTAGACTCCTGTATTGTATGGCTTCTGCCAGATGTTCCGCTTTTATATCCTCAGTCCCTGAAAGATCTGCAATTGTTCTAGAGACTTTTAAAATCCGATCGTATGCCCGGGCAGATAGTCCAAGCCGATCCATGGCCGTTTTCAATAAAGTTTTACCCGCTTGATTAATCTTTACCACCTCTTTCACCATGTGAGATGGCATCATGGCATTGCAATGGACTTCAGGATTCTTCTCAAACCGTGCTTGTTGAAAAGCTCTAGCACCGGACACCCGCTCCCTAATGGATTTACTGGTCTCTGATTTTCTATCTGAGGTCATTTCCTCGAAATTTATGGGAGTCACCTCCACATGAAGGTCTATCCTATCCAACAAGGGACCACTAACTCTATTGAGGTATTTTTGAACTACCCCGGGACCACAAACACACTCTTTGTCAGGGTGATTATAAAACCCACATGGGCAAGGGTTCATGCTGGCGATTAACATGAAATTCGCAGGAAAATCCACGGTAACTCTTGCTCTGGAAATGGTCACCCTGCGTTCCTCAAGAGGTTGCCGCATCACTTCCAAAACAGTCCTTTTGAATTCAGGCAATTCATCTAAAAACAAAACTCCGTTATGGGAAAGGGATATTTCACCGGGTTGAGGATTCCCCCCACCCCCA of the Cyclobacterium marinum DSM 745 genome contains:
- a CDS encoding sugar transferase, which produces MENVLVDQKFGRTLEEKNFVKAPIRKEIDILYGQNDKYSKKLLKRIFDIGASIFTLVFVVSWLFPIIAILIKLDSNGSVFFKQLRHGKNNQLFYCYKFRTMVKNKDADTKQATVNDARITRIGKFLRKSSLDELPQVFNVLLGNMSIVGPRPQAVPMNLEFAKEIDNFMSRHQVKPGITGLAQSKGYRGEISSYSELYSRYRLDNFYVRKWNLIFDIKIIVETAVSLLLKSDKAY
- a CDS encoding sugar transferase; translation: MEKFLQERGEPEFLSRKLSGYITPDGRVFLSDGFNLLVKRGLDLAFSLFFIVVVMSWLFPIIALIIRLESRGPIIYKQLRHGRGNKTFRCYKFRTSVKINKVIAKGGPQRDFHITRFGKFLRKSGLDEIPQFINVFLGDMSVVGPRPHAVPMNYMYSTDINNYMFRHVVKPGITGLAQIKGYSGEILSFYDIYGRIKLDHFYIKNWSLVFDFKILFWTVGSYFGRNRVSS
- the hemE gene encoding uroporphyrinogen decarboxylase — encoded protein: MQIKNDLLLRVIKGEKVERTPVWLMRQAGRILPEYRAVRASVSGFIELAKTPELAAEVTIQPVDLLGVDAAIIFSDILVVPEAMGLPYEMIEKKGPWFPDTIGSSADLKRLQIADPDESLNYVLEAIRLTKKGLNGRVPLIGFAGAPWTIFAYMVEGSGSKTFSKARAMLYQNPELAHQLLDMITKTTIKYLKAQVVAGANLVQVFDSWAGILPPHQYREFSMEYIKRICEAVTEVPVTVFAKGAYFALEDIKNLPCDVVGLDWNMDIRTVSAQMEGEKVLQGNLDPAALYASDEVLIRQTKEMLDQFKGDRHIANLGHGVYPDVSPEKVKLFIETVKEYSGVIS
- a CDS encoding ABC transporter ATP-binding protein: MGLEKENIKSGDIIDTKVLRRLYTFVTPYKGRFYLLVGLTLLLALLAPTRPLLIQKAIDDYVTVGDGAGLLRMTYLLIGLLLIHAVVQFGHTYLSGWIGQVIIRDIRVKLYKHLLKMRLKYFDNTPIGRLVTRNISDVESLSDVFSQGLAEIIGDLLQLIAILGVMFYVDWQLTLVSLCTLPLLIISTYIFKEKVKVSFNDVRNAVSNLNSFLQEHITGMNIIQVFNRQEREYEKFQTINKEHRKAHLKSVMYYSIYYPVSEIIQAMGIGLVVWYGATGVFDLEIKVGVLISFIMYLQLFFRPIRMIADRFNTLQMGVVSSSRIFNILENDEQIPDEGNNCPEKVKGDIAFNNVWFAYNDEDWVLKDISFKANHGETIALVGATGAGKSSVINLISRFYDVNKGAILVDGRPIKEFDLATLRKHVGVVLQDVFLFSDTIFQNITLGNPDITKEQVLYAADLVGARRFIERLPGGLEYDVKERGGTLSVGQRQLISFVRAMVYDPEIIILDEATSSVDTETEELIQAAIEKMMHGRTSIIIAHRLSTIQKADKIIVLNKGEIVEHGTHEVLLKKDGFYSQLYQMQLKSVVVE
- the truA gene encoding tRNA pseudouridine(38-40) synthase TruA, whose product is MNESSRYFIELSYDGSNYHGWQKQKNAVSVQEELENALSTLFRRPMSIMGSGRTDAGVHALQQFAHFDVDLDFTKEYFLKRINGLLPDGIAVFDVVPVKENAHARFDAEFRRYEYHITFRKDPFLIGKSWHCYYDLDEEAMASAAKLLLGKQDFECFSRRKTDVKTFICEINNASWEQTSNGLVFHIQANRFLRGMVRAIVGTLVKVGRGHLESVAMSEIISSKDRNLAGSSAPAHGLFLSKVNYPERIFK
- a CDS encoding DUF4293 domain-containing protein, translating into MIQRIQSVFLLLVAISMVTSTLFPIWLQVNPDQTQSMEMTAWYTTITDTVKESVISQSNNSYIGILALITAAMAIYSLLQYKNRKKQLLVNMINALLMGLTLGLAVYTSFQSNESFNPTVGGAFLIGFYSIVFGLIMNLIANRFIRKDEMLIRSVDRIR
- a CDS encoding trans-sulfuration enzyme family protein, yielding MKIETIAIHGGNVITDTLKPIIQPVTLSTTFEHQEDSMLYTRLENPNRKSLETVMSSLEGGADAAAFASGNAAGNAVFQALPAGTHMIAPDDMYHGMKMLLQTVYNGKLEVQFIDLTDPENLRNAIKPTTGLLWIETPSNPLLKISDIRVLASIAKKNDLKVVCDSTFATPIYQQALELGADIVMHSSTKYISGHSDILGGILVTRVKDDFWQSIKNVQGLAGAVPSPMDSYLLTRSIKTLPYRMKAHAFNAKRVADFLENHPYVEKVYYPGLASHRGFETAKSQMKGFGAMLSFLIKGNANESDHLIGNLKFFSNATSLGGVESLIERRSKVQVGDPGIPDQLIRMSVGIENCEDLIEDVDQAFNATFKP
- a CDS encoding bactofilin family protein, producing the protein MWTKETKIQAEMEMANSTSVFAPGLTIKGDIEAVSDIRIEGDVCGDVSTPKKVIIGISGNVEGDIKASEICVMGKVLGDVIVEGLARFTAEAKMRGKVYSEKIEIESGADMEVMVAKYKTYLNLEKENQTALHKSNPLINERLFDQPMAKMGE